A stretch of Janibacter endophyticus DNA encodes these proteins:
- a CDS encoding acyclic terpene utilization AtuA family protein: MSATVGRDPEVLRIGNCSGFYGDRLSAMREMLEGGELDVLTGDWLAELTMLILLRDKIKDESTGYAKTFLRQVQDCLGLALDRGVTLVANAGGVNTPGLVAAIRQTAADQGLDVTVAHVRGDDLGPRAGELGLGTPIGAHAYLGGFGIARAVESGADVVVTGRVSDASVVLGPAIAHFGWTRDDLDALAGVTAAGHVIECGTQATGGNYPFFTEVPDLVRPGFPIAEVGRDGSTIITKHEGTAGVVNVDTVTSQLLYEIGDARYAGPDVTTRLDSLTLTQEGPDRVLISGAKGEPPPPEVKVSCTAFGGFRNEMTMVLTGLDIEAKADLFRRQFEDALTTSPAEVTWTLARTDHEDASTQQQAAALLTVVGRDADAKVVGRPFANAAVEVALGSYPGCHPTAPPTNADPYGVFVPRYVPQEAPVHEVVLDDGTVERIEAPTVTQALEPLRPEPAVDPSRTVPRTSGTTRLPLGTIAGARAGDKGGDVNVGVWVRDDAPYPWLVDLLTEATVRELLPETAELDLEITHLPNLRAVNVVIRGLLGRGVAYNARFDPQGKGVGEWLRSRHVDIPVDLLPSSSSTPEKDPA, from the coding sequence GTGAGCGCCACGGTGGGCCGCGACCCCGAGGTCCTGCGGATCGGCAACTGCTCCGGCTTCTACGGCGACCGGCTCTCGGCGATGCGCGAGATGCTCGAGGGCGGCGAGCTCGACGTGCTCACCGGCGACTGGCTCGCCGAGCTGACGATGCTCATCCTGCTGCGCGACAAGATCAAGGACGAGAGCACCGGCTACGCCAAGACCTTCCTGCGCCAGGTGCAGGACTGCCTCGGGCTCGCGCTCGACCGGGGCGTCACCCTCGTCGCCAACGCAGGCGGGGTCAACACGCCCGGCCTCGTCGCGGCGATCCGTCAGACCGCCGCCGACCAGGGCCTCGACGTCACCGTCGCCCACGTCCGCGGCGACGACCTCGGCCCGCGTGCCGGCGAGCTCGGCCTCGGCACCCCGATCGGGGCGCACGCCTACCTCGGCGGCTTCGGCATCGCGCGCGCGGTCGAGTCCGGCGCGGACGTCGTCGTCACCGGGCGGGTCAGCGACGCCTCGGTCGTCCTCGGCCCCGCGATCGCCCACTTCGGGTGGACCCGCGACGACCTCGACGCGCTCGCCGGGGTCACCGCCGCGGGGCATGTCATCGAGTGCGGCACGCAGGCGACCGGCGGCAACTACCCCTTCTTCACCGAGGTCCCCGACCTCGTCCGCCCCGGCTTCCCCATCGCCGAGGTCGGCCGCGACGGGTCCACGATCATCACCAAGCACGAGGGCACCGCCGGCGTCGTCAACGTCGACACCGTCACCAGCCAGCTGCTCTACGAGATCGGCGACGCCCGCTACGCCGGGCCCGATGTCACCACCCGCCTCGACTCGCTGACGCTCACCCAGGAGGGGCCGGACCGGGTCCTCATCAGCGGGGCGAAGGGGGAGCCGCCGCCGCCCGAGGTCAAGGTCTCGTGCACCGCCTTCGGCGGCTTCCGCAACGAGATGACGATGGTCCTCACCGGTCTCGACATCGAGGCCAAGGCCGACCTCTTCCGGCGCCAGTTCGAGGACGCCCTGACCACCTCGCCCGCCGAGGTCACCTGGACGCTCGCCCGGACCGACCACGAGGACGCGTCCACCCAGCAGCAGGCCGCCGCCCTGCTCACCGTCGTCGGACGCGACGCCGACGCGAAGGTCGTGGGCCGCCCCTTCGCCAACGCCGCCGTCGAGGTGGCCCTCGGCTCCTACCCCGGCTGCCACCCCACCGCTCCCCCGACGAACGCCGACCCGTACGGCGTCTTCGTGCCGCGGTACGTCCCCCAGGAGGCCCCGGTGCACGAGGTCGTCCTCGACGACGGCACCGTCGAGCGCATCGAGGCGCCCACGGTCACCCAGGCGCTGGAACCCCTTCGTCCAGAACCCGCCGTGGACCCTTCGAGGACCGTTCCTCGCACCTCGGGGACCACGAGGCTGCCGCTCGGGACGATCGCGGGGGCTCGCGCGGGCGACAAGGGCGGCGATGTCAACGTCGGGGTGTGGGTGCGCGACGACGCGCCCTACCCGTGGCTCGTCGACCTCCTGACCGAGGCGACCGTCCGCGAGCTCCTGCCCGAGACGGCCGAGCTCGACCTCGAGATCACCCACCTGCCCAACCTGCGCGCCGTCAACGTCGTGATCCGTGGCCTGCTCGGCCGTGGCGTCGCGTACAACGCGCGCTTCGACCCGCAGGGCAAGGGCGTCGGCGAGTGGCTGCGCTCGCGGCACGTCGACATCCCCGTCGACCTGCTCCCCTCGTCCTCATCGACCCCCGAGAAGGACCCCGCATGA
- a CDS encoding acyl-CoA carboxylase subunit beta, whose protein sequence is MSTLRSTLDPSTDEAREARESMLAALDEIAVEVDKAVMGGGEKSIARHRGRGKLLARERIELLLDEDSPFLELSSLAGYGTQFTVGGSVVGGIGVVSGVECLVVANDPTVKGGASNPSSLKKSLRLHEIALQNRLPVITLVESGGADLPTQKEIFIPGGAIFKNLTRLSREGIPTVALVFGNSTAGGAYLPGMSDHVVMIEEQSKVFLAGPPLVKAATGEDSDDESLGGAEMHARTSGLADYYALDEQDAIRLGRRIVARLNWHKAAGPVTTEPLPPRYPAEELLDIVPPGLKAPFDPREVIARIVDDSDFDEFKPLYGGSLVTGWAQLHGYPVGILANARGVLFSEESQKAAQFIQLANASSTPLLFLHNTTGYMVGKEYEQGGIIKHGAMMINAVSNSTVPHISVLLGNSYGAGHYGMCGRSYDPRFVFAWPSARSAVMGAKQLADVAYNVSKASALARGNDFDEEGMKAVREMIEGQINADSMPMVLSGLVYDDGIIDPRDTRDVLGIALSAIHTAPVEGSSSFGIFRM, encoded by the coding sequence ATGAGCACCCTCCGCAGCACCCTCGACCCGAGCACCGACGAGGCCCGGGAGGCCCGTGAGTCGATGCTCGCCGCCCTCGACGAGATCGCGGTGGAGGTGGACAAGGCCGTCATGGGCGGCGGCGAGAAGTCGATCGCCCGCCACCGTGGCCGCGGCAAGCTGCTCGCCCGTGAGCGGATCGAGCTGCTCCTCGACGAGGACTCCCCCTTCCTCGAGCTCTCCAGCCTCGCCGGGTACGGGACGCAGTTCACCGTCGGCGGCAGCGTCGTCGGCGGCATCGGTGTCGTCTCCGGCGTCGAGTGCCTCGTCGTCGCCAACGACCCGACGGTCAAGGGCGGCGCGAGCAACCCCTCGTCGCTGAAGAAGAGCCTGCGCCTGCACGAGATCGCCCTGCAGAACAGGCTGCCCGTCATCACCCTCGTCGAGTCCGGCGGCGCCGACCTGCCGACGCAGAAGGAGATCTTCATCCCCGGCGGGGCGATCTTCAAGAACCTCACCCGGCTCTCCCGCGAGGGCATCCCGACGGTCGCGCTCGTCTTCGGCAACTCCACCGCCGGCGGCGCCTACCTGCCGGGCATGAGCGACCACGTCGTGATGATCGAGGAGCAGTCCAAGGTCTTCCTCGCCGGCCCGCCGCTGGTCAAGGCGGCCACGGGCGAGGACAGCGACGACGAGTCGCTCGGCGGCGCCGAGATGCACGCCCGCACCTCGGGCCTGGCCGACTACTACGCGCTCGACGAGCAGGACGCGATCCGGCTCGGCCGCCGCATCGTCGCCCGGCTCAACTGGCACAAGGCCGCCGGCCCGGTCACCACCGAGCCGCTGCCCCCGCGCTACCCGGCCGAGGAGCTCCTCGACATCGTCCCGCCCGGCCTCAAGGCCCCCTTCGACCCCCGTGAGGTCATCGCGCGGATCGTCGACGACTCCGACTTCGACGAGTTCAAGCCGCTCTACGGCGGATCGCTCGTCACCGGGTGGGCGCAGCTGCACGGCTACCCCGTGGGGATCCTCGCCAACGCCCGCGGCGTCCTCTTCAGCGAGGAGTCGCAGAAGGCGGCGCAGTTCATCCAGCTCGCCAACGCCTCGAGCACGCCGCTGCTCTTCCTGCACAACACGACCGGCTACATGGTCGGCAAGGAGTACGAGCAGGGCGGCATCATCAAGCACGGCGCGATGATGATCAACGCGGTGTCGAACTCGACCGTCCCGCACATCTCCGTGCTCCTCGGCAACAGCTACGGCGCCGGGCACTACGGCATGTGCGGCCGCTCGTACGACCCACGCTTCGTCTTCGCCTGGCCGTCGGCGCGCTCGGCCGTCATGGGGGCCAAGCAGCTCGCCGACGTCGCCTACAACGTCTCGAAGGCGTCGGCGCTGGCGCGCGGCAACGACTTCGACGAGGAGGGCATGAAGGCGGTCCGCGAGATGATCGAGGGCCAGATCAACGCCGACTCCATGCCGATGGTCCTCTCCGGGCTCGTCTACGACGACGGCATCATCGACCCGCGCGACACCCGTGACGTCCTCGGCATCGCCCTGTCCGCCATCCACACCGCGCCGGTCGAGGGCTCCTCCTCCTTCGGCATCTTCCGAATGTGA
- a CDS encoding acyl-CoA dehydrogenase family protein, protein MTHADWSSEELRALRETTTRFVEREVLPHQAQWEEDGELPRELHAKAGSLGLIGVAFPEKAGGGGGGQREAVTVGEALHEAGAAGGVYASLFTAGIACPHIVTAGDQSQIERWVAPTLAGEMIGALGITEPGGGSDVGALRTTARRDGDHYVVNGAKTFITSGVRADFVTTAVRTGGDEHQGARGLSLLVIERGTPGFEVSRRLAKMGWRCSDTAELSFTDVRVPAENLVGPENAGFLLIGSAFLSERIGLAVQAYSQAQRCLGLATAWCRERSTFGQPLIARQGIQTTLVEMARRIDVARTYTRSIVDRYESGEQLIDLIPQVCFAKNTATATGEWVANQAVQLFGGMGYMAESEVERQYRDVRILGIGGGTVEILNDMAARRLGLTA, encoded by the coding sequence ATGACGCACGCAGACTGGAGCAGCGAGGAGCTGCGCGCCCTGCGCGAGACGACCACCCGGTTCGTCGAGCGCGAGGTGCTCCCCCACCAGGCGCAGTGGGAGGAGGACGGCGAGCTGCCCCGCGAGCTCCACGCGAAGGCCGGGTCGCTCGGCCTCATCGGCGTCGCCTTCCCCGAGAAGGCCGGCGGCGGAGGCGGGGGCCAGCGCGAGGCCGTGACCGTCGGCGAGGCCCTCCACGAGGCCGGCGCCGCGGGCGGGGTCTACGCCTCGCTCTTCACCGCCGGCATCGCCTGCCCGCACATCGTCACCGCCGGCGACCAGAGCCAGATCGAGCGGTGGGTCGCCCCCACCCTGGCCGGGGAGATGATCGGCGCGCTCGGCATCACCGAGCCCGGCGGCGGCTCCGACGTGGGCGCCCTGCGCACGACCGCCCGCCGCGACGGCGACCACTACGTCGTCAACGGCGCCAAGACCTTCATCACCTCGGGCGTGCGCGCCGACTTCGTGACGACCGCGGTGCGCACCGGCGGCGACGAGCACCAGGGTGCCCGTGGGCTCTCGCTGCTCGTCATCGAGCGCGGCACCCCCGGCTTCGAGGTCTCGCGCCGGCTCGCGAAGATGGGCTGGCGCTGCTCCGACACCGCCGAGCTCTCCTTCACCGACGTCCGCGTCCCGGCGGAGAACCTCGTCGGCCCGGAGAACGCCGGCTTCCTCCTCATCGGCAGCGCCTTCCTCAGCGAGCGGATCGGCCTGGCCGTCCAGGCGTACTCGCAGGCGCAGCGCTGCCTCGGCCTCGCGACGGCGTGGTGCCGTGAGCGGAGCACCTTCGGGCAGCCGCTCATCGCCCGCCAGGGCATCCAGACCACGCTCGTCGAGATGGCCCGCCGCATCGACGTCGCGCGGACGTACACGCGCTCGATCGTCGACCGCTACGAGTCGGGCGAGCAGCTCATCGACCTCATCCCCCAGGTCTGCTTCGCGAAGAACACCGCGACGGCGACCGGCGAGTGGGTGGCCAACCAGGCCGTCCAGCTCTTCGGCGGGATGGGGTACATGGCCGAGAGCGAGGTCGAGCGGCAGTACCGCGACGTCCGCATCCTCGGCATCGGCGGCGGGACCGTCGAGATCCTCAACGACATGGCCGCACGACGACTGGGACTGACCGCATGA
- a CDS encoding TIGR03084 family metal-binding protein, whose protein sequence is MSEISDFLDECADLDALVADLPDEDWSRDTPAKGWTVAHLAWTDEVAHLSATDPEGFQAVVQEAIADPFGYVDVKAAEGAALPPAELLARWRESRTRLGEALESLDPGAKIAWFGPPMKPRSMATARLMETWAHEQDVADALGIERTPSDRLRGVCHLGVRTRDFAYIINNRELPTEQFRIELDAPDGSTWEWGPQDASERVTGPATDFALVVTQRRDTADTALRATPVAADWLTFAQAFAGAPRSMRP, encoded by the coding sequence ATGAGCGAGATCTCCGACTTCCTCGACGAGTGCGCCGACCTCGACGCCCTCGTCGCCGACCTCCCCGACGAGGACTGGTCGCGCGACACCCCAGCGAAGGGGTGGACCGTCGCCCACCTCGCGTGGACCGACGAGGTCGCGCACCTCAGCGCGACCGACCCCGAGGGCTTCCAGGCCGTCGTGCAGGAGGCGATCGCCGACCCCTTCGGCTATGTCGACGTCAAGGCCGCCGAGGGCGCCGCCCTCCCCCCGGCCGAGCTGCTCGCCCGCTGGAGGGAGAGCCGCACCCGGCTCGGCGAGGCCCTCGAGTCCCTCGACCCGGGCGCGAAGATCGCCTGGTTCGGCCCGCCGATGAAGCCCCGCTCGATGGCCACCGCCCGCCTCATGGAGACCTGGGCGCACGAGCAGGACGTCGCCGACGCCCTGGGTATCGAGCGCACCCCGAGCGACCGGCTGCGCGGCGTCTGCCACCTCGGGGTCCGCACCCGCGACTTCGCGTACATCATCAACAACCGCGAGCTTCCGACCGAGCAGTTCCGCATCGAGCTCGACGCCCCCGACGGCTCGACGTGGGAGTGGGGGCCGCAGGACGCGTCCGAGCGGGTCACTGGCCCGGCCACGGACTTCGCGCTCGTCGTCACCCAGCGCCGCGACACCGCCGACACGGCCCTGCGGGCGACCCCCGTCGCTGCGGACTGGCTGACCTTCGCCCAGGCCTTCGCCGGCGCGCCCCGGAGCATGCGCCCGTGA